The Aethina tumida isolate Nest 87 chromosome 6, icAetTumi1.1, whole genome shotgun sequence genome has a segment encoding these proteins:
- the LOC109604026 gene encoding calponin homology domain-containing protein DDB_G0272472 isoform X10 yields MWAMGTVKVVDRDQMAETVQKSRIVSDDDNLEESLLEEFNLRLKNCMNQEEPTKNGDEAEEMYENVDVDVDPKPKTASEVFIQSEIEHYYDEPRKITNGELPQSSQQPPQPEPQQQQQQQEEVAVVEEAAAEEEENIYENVKTDQNTPTINLDEETYETVQENVYETIDEENKSSVKDRMFLSTDDASCLLFTQTVTSPMLTPSEENIDFLKGFSNESANTSDDSDSSKKLVIDEDAIVTDLDDKEVIYENVTSDGTVREQEVIYENLKLEPEPPKLENETVNLEVETLKSEPETVEEDKEDVYKNRESLKEFETLERDFDELIKLEERTKEIELLDEKVHETIPEDDETLELQKDIEKLEKTVASVNVLVKSDFKEKYSEYIHHNRIETSQNYLGKYSEVVSKNSKNIENREKDTETVPEKIVQNLKSQFSKTPEAKSDKKKELSDVNNLKNIDIMKQINKFEMQESGDGLKEDNTVTETYSETTTTTTTIEEVGQIGDKGMKKKKSKKSRKEEKENISVHDSDSENSDNLYNVNVKSLKSSFNKFDALQKKNVLHVRSSDSVGAQDKFSGAQSDATNNCKACSKTVFQMEQIKAEKAIWHKNCFRCTECSKQLNVDTYESHEGNLYCKPHFKSLFAPKVVEEDDSVPRPRKNELIIRENQPEELPPDVVRASDKPDLGLEELHSLNVKERFQVFEHHQTESQEVEREPVNVKRSPSILSKLARFQAKGMDVGVADDSLNGVPIEESSSEGEEECDGEEVEGEDADLVRAKRVQKEKPFHFTGMSDVKNRWEKGDQNGRDERREERKQEIQNIRNRLFMGKQGKMKEMYQQAVMESESTVKKTSEKIDFDAKSIKDKFEKGEVLKDNLEKERDEEEEVYESEISKKSRSLFLELDANASKPPQISPVTPPRVEIRKAREAYLNKVSNEDTVKSTETVDDVQVKTADIQQRFKFFETYKEPEKEKRQFRITPPREGQIKAPTPEREVYRDPDVVRAEEYVEDSVIAQETHTATKMLNKFRQMEENLSKEPQPQGPKPLKRFTPPPEPARVESSSEGESGSEEEDEEQETVDNCVSQDLLEAQKAARAKQLRAKFEKWEAQEIRKEQTNIIEEYGDESQVESTRSLRARFENMRDTSQEIKTTPKVKVNRFVESNNQDLCQRCKMKVYPLEKISVHGQVFHKNCFKCMECNCVLRMNSYTYNQGLLYCIPHFKRLFISKGNYESGFGLDQHKDKWSPSPNTATMA; encoded by the exons ATGTGGGCGATGGGAACTGTAAAAGTGGTGGACAGAGACCAG ATGGCGGAGACGGTCCAGAAGTCGCGGATCGTAAGTGACGACGACAATCTAGAGGAGTCGCTGCTCGAAGAGTTTAACCTGCGCCTAAAAAACTGCATGAACCAA GAGGAGCCGACCAAAAACGGGGACGAAGCGGAGGAAATGTACGAGAACGTGGACGTGGACGTGGACCCCAAACCGAAAACCGCCAGCGAGGTTTTCATACAGTCGGAAATCGAGCACTACTACGACGAACCGAGGAAGATCACCAACGGGGAGCTGCCGCAATCCTCCCAACAACCACCACAACCAGaaccacaacaacaacaacaacagcaagaGGAGGTGGCGGTGGTGGAGGAGGCGGCGGCGGAGGAGGAGGAGAACATCTACGAGAACGTCAAGACTGACCAAAACACTCCCACGATTAACTTAGATGAAGAAACGTACGAAACGGTGCAAGAAAACGTTTACGAAACTATCGATGAAGAGAACAAATCGTCGGTGAAGGACAGAATGTTCCTGAGCACCGACGACGCGTCTTGTCTGTTGTTCACGCAAACCGTCACGAGTCCCATGTTAACACCGAGCGAAGAAAACATCGACTTCCTCAAAGGTTTCAGCAACGAAAGCGCCAACACCTCCGACGACTCGGATTCCTCCAAAAAGCTCGTCATTGATGAGGATGCGATTGTCACCGATTTGGACGACAAGGAGGTCATTTACGAGAACGTAACTTCGGACGGTACGGTCAGAGAGCAAGAGGTCATCTACGAAAATCTCAAGCTGGAGCCCGAGCCTCCCAAATTAGAAAACGAAACAGTCAATTTGGAAGTTGAAACCCTCAAATCAGAGCCCGAAACAGTTGAGGAGGATAAAGAGGACGTGTACAAAAACAGAGAGTCCCTAAAAGAATTCGAAACACTAGAAAGAGACTTCGATGAGCTCATAAAATTGGAGGAGAGAACCAAGGAGATTGAACTCCTGGACGAAAAGGTCCACGAAACGATACCAGAAGACGACGAGACCTTAGAACTGCAGAAGGACATCGAAAAGTTGGAAAAAACGGTGGCAAGCGTCAATGTGCTGGTCAAAAGCGACTTCAAGGAAAAATATTCAGAGTACATACATCACAATCGCATAGAGACGAGTCAGAACTATTTGGGGAAGTACAGCGAAGTCGTTTCGAAAAATTCCAAGAACATCGAAAACAGGGAAAAAGATACGGAAACGGTGCCCGAAAAGATCGTACAAAACTTAAAGTCGCAGTTCTCCAAAACACCCGAGGCCAAGAGCGACAAAAAGAAGGAACTTTCGGACGTGAACAACTTAAAAAACATCGACATCATGAAGCAGATCAACAAATTCGAAATGCAGGAATCCGGTGACGGACTCAAGGAAGAC aacACCGTAACTGAGACGTATTCAGaaacgacgacgacgacgacgacgattGAAGAGGTCGGTCAAATCGGCGATAAAGGgatgaagaagaagaaatcCAAGAAGTCCAGAAAGGAAGAGAAAGAAAACATTTCTGTT CACGACTCGGACTCGGAGAATTCCGATAACCTGTACAATGTAAACGTAAAGAGTCTG AAGTCGAGTTTCAACAAGTTCGACGCGCTCCAGAAGAAGAACGTGCTGCACGTCAGATCGTCCGATTCTGTAGGTGCTCAGGACAAATTCAGT GGTGCGCAATCAGACGCAACGAACAACTGCAAGGCCTGCTCGAAAACCGTCTTCCAGATGGAACAGATCAAGGCCGAGAAGGCGATCTGGCACAAGAACTGCTTCCGTTGCACCGAATGTTCCAAACAGCTCAA CGTGGACACGTACGAAAGTCACGAAGGAAATTTGTACTGTAAGCCGCACTTCAAGTCGTTGTTCGCCCCTAAGGTGGTCGAAGAAGACGACTCAGTTC CGAGACCGCGAAAGAACGAGCTGATTATAAGGGAGAATCAGCCCGAAGAGCTGCCACCGGATGTGGTCCGAG CCAGCGACAAACCGGACTTGGGTCTCGAAGAGCTGCACTCCCTGAACGTCAAGGAACGTTTCCAAGTGTTCGAACACCACCAAACCGAAAGTCAGGAGGTCGAACGTGAACCCGTCAACGTGAAACGTTCTCCCTCCATCCTGTCGAAGCTGGCTCGTTTCCAGGCCAAAGGTATGGATGTGGGCGTCGCCGACGATTCGCTGAACGGAGTGCCGATCGAGGAGAGCTCGTCCGAGGGTGAGGAAGAGTGTGATGGCGAAGAAGTGGAGGGCGAAGATGCGGACTTGGTGCGCGCCAAACGTGTGCAAAAGGAGAAACCGTTCCATTTCACCGGCATGTCCGACGTCAAGAACAGATGGGAGAAGGGCGACCAGAACGGAAGGGATGAACGCAGGGAGGAACGCAAGcaagaaatacaaaatattaggaATCGTCTCTTTATG GGCAAACAAGGAAAGATGAAAGAGATGTACCAGCAAGCAGTCATGGAGTCGGAGAGTACAGTAAAAAAGACTTCGGAAAAGATCGATTTCGATGCCAAATCGATTAAAGATAAGTTTGAAAAGGGAGAAGTGCTCAAGGATAATTTAGAAAAGGAACGGGATGAAGAAGAGGAAGTGTACGAAAGTG aaatcagcaaaaaatCCAGATCGTTGTTTTTGGAACTAGACGCCAATGCTTCGAAACCTCCACAAATATCACCAGTTACACCTCCCAGAGTCGAAATACGAAAAGCTAGagaa GCCTACCTGAATAAAGTGTCGAACGAAGACACGGTAAAGTCGACGGAAACGGTGGACGACGTCCAGGTGAAAACCGCCGACATCCAGCAGCGGTTCAAGTTCTTCGAAACGTACAAAGAGCCGGAGAAGGAGAAGCGCCAGTTCAGAATCACGCCGCCGCGCGAAGGCCAAATCAAA GCCCCGACGCCCGAAAGAGAGGTGTACAGGGACCCGGACGTGGTGAGGGCCGAGGAGTACGTCGAAGACTCGGTGATCGCGCAGGAGACGCACACCGCCACCAAAATGCTCAACAAGTTCAGGCAAATGGAGGAGAACTTGTCCAAAGAACCGCAGCCTCAGGGGCCGAAACCGCTGAAACGTTTCACACCTCCGCCAGAGCCGGCGAGGGTCGAATCCAGTTCGGAGGGTGAGAGCGGTTCCGAGGAAGAAGACGAGGAGCAGGAAACCGTTGACAACTGCGTTTCTCAAGATTTGCTTGAG GCGCAAAAGGCGGCGAGGGCGAAACAACTGAGGGCGAAATTCGAAAAGTGGGAGGCGCAGGAGATACGCAAAGAGCAAACCAACATAATCGAGGAATACGGGGACGAGTCTCAAGTGGAATCCACACGATC ATTGAGGGCGAGGTTTGAAAACATGCGCGACACGAGCCAAGAAATAAAAACCACTCCGAAAGTAAAAGTCAACAGATTCGTG GAATCAAACAACCAGGATTTGTGCCAGAGGTGCAAAATGAAAGTATACCCTTTGGAAAAGATCTCCGTGCACGGACAGGTGTTCCACAAGAACTGTTTCAAGTGCATGGAATGTAACTGCGTCCTCAG GATGAATTCGTACACCTACAATCAGGGTCTGTTGTACTGCATTCCGCATTTCAAACGTCTGTTCATCTCCAAGGGGAATTACGAGTCGGGTTTCGGTCTGGACCAGCACAAGGACAAGTGGAGTCCTTCACCGAACACCGCGACAATGGCCTAA
- the LOC109604026 gene encoding LIM domain and actin-binding protein 1 isoform X13, translated as MWAMGTVKVVDRDQMAETVQKSRIVSDDDNLEESLLEEFNLRLKNCMNQEEPTKNGDEAEEMYENVDVDVDPKPKTASEVFIQSEIEHYYDEPRKITNGELPQSSQQPPQPEPQQQQQQQEEVAVVEEAAAEEEENIYENVKTDQNTPTINLDEETYETVQENVYETIDEENKSSVKDRMFLSTDDASCLLFTQTVTSPMLTPSEENIDFLKGFSNESANTSDDSDSSKKLVIDEDAIVTDLDDKEVIYENVTSDGTVREQEVIYENLKLEPEPPKLENETVNLEVETLKSEPETVEEDKEDVYKNRESLKEFETLERDFDELIKLEERTKEIELLDEKVHETIPEDDETLELQKDIEKLEKTVASVNVLVKSDFKEKYSEYIHHNRIETSQNYLGKYSEVVSKNSKNIENREKDTETVPEKIVQNLKSQFSKTPEAKSDKKKELSDVNNLKNIDIMKQINKFEMQESGDGLKEDNTVTETYSETTTTTTTIEEVGQIGDKGMKKKKSKKSRKEEKENISVKSSFNKFDALQKKNVLHVRSSDSVGAQDKFSGAQSDATNNCKACSKTVFQMEQIKAEKAIWHKNCFRCTECSKQLNVDTYESHEGNLYCKPHFKSLFAPKVVEEDDSVPRPRKNELIIRENQPEELPPDVVRASDKPDLGLEELHSLNVKERFQVFEHHQTESQEVEREPVNVKRSPSILSKLARFQAKGMDVGVADDSLNGVPIEESSSEGEEECDGEEVEGEDADLVRAKRVQKEKPFHFTGMSDVKNRWEKGDQNGRDERREERKQEIQNIRNRLFMGKQGKMKEMYQQAVMESESTVKKTSEKIDFDAKSIKDKFEKGEVLKDNLEKERDEEEEVYESEISKKSRSLFLELDANASKPPQISPVTPPRVEIRKAREAYLNKVSNEDTVKSTETVDDVQVKTADIQQRFKFFETYKEPEKEKRQFRITPPREGQIKAPTPEREVYRDPDVVRAEEYVEDSVIAQETHTATKMLNKFRQMEENLSKEPQPQGPKPLKRFTPPPEPARVESSSEGESGSEEEDEEQETVDNCVSQDLLEAQKAARAKQLRAKFEKWEAQEIRKEQTNIIEEYGDESQVESTRSLRARFENMRDTSQEIKTTPKVKVNRFVESNNQDLCQRCKMKVYPLEKISVHGQVFHKNCFKCMECNCVLRMNSYTYNQGLLYCIPHFKRLFISKGNYESGFGLDQHKDKWSPSPNTATMA; from the exons ATGTGGGCGATGGGAACTGTAAAAGTGGTGGACAGAGACCAG ATGGCGGAGACGGTCCAGAAGTCGCGGATCGTAAGTGACGACGACAATCTAGAGGAGTCGCTGCTCGAAGAGTTTAACCTGCGCCTAAAAAACTGCATGAACCAA GAGGAGCCGACCAAAAACGGGGACGAAGCGGAGGAAATGTACGAGAACGTGGACGTGGACGTGGACCCCAAACCGAAAACCGCCAGCGAGGTTTTCATACAGTCGGAAATCGAGCACTACTACGACGAACCGAGGAAGATCACCAACGGGGAGCTGCCGCAATCCTCCCAACAACCACCACAACCAGaaccacaacaacaacaacaacagcaagaGGAGGTGGCGGTGGTGGAGGAGGCGGCGGCGGAGGAGGAGGAGAACATCTACGAGAACGTCAAGACTGACCAAAACACTCCCACGATTAACTTAGATGAAGAAACGTACGAAACGGTGCAAGAAAACGTTTACGAAACTATCGATGAAGAGAACAAATCGTCGGTGAAGGACAGAATGTTCCTGAGCACCGACGACGCGTCTTGTCTGTTGTTCACGCAAACCGTCACGAGTCCCATGTTAACACCGAGCGAAGAAAACATCGACTTCCTCAAAGGTTTCAGCAACGAAAGCGCCAACACCTCCGACGACTCGGATTCCTCCAAAAAGCTCGTCATTGATGAGGATGCGATTGTCACCGATTTGGACGACAAGGAGGTCATTTACGAGAACGTAACTTCGGACGGTACGGTCAGAGAGCAAGAGGTCATCTACGAAAATCTCAAGCTGGAGCCCGAGCCTCCCAAATTAGAAAACGAAACAGTCAATTTGGAAGTTGAAACCCTCAAATCAGAGCCCGAAACAGTTGAGGAGGATAAAGAGGACGTGTACAAAAACAGAGAGTCCCTAAAAGAATTCGAAACACTAGAAAGAGACTTCGATGAGCTCATAAAATTGGAGGAGAGAACCAAGGAGATTGAACTCCTGGACGAAAAGGTCCACGAAACGATACCAGAAGACGACGAGACCTTAGAACTGCAGAAGGACATCGAAAAGTTGGAAAAAACGGTGGCAAGCGTCAATGTGCTGGTCAAAAGCGACTTCAAGGAAAAATATTCAGAGTACATACATCACAATCGCATAGAGACGAGTCAGAACTATTTGGGGAAGTACAGCGAAGTCGTTTCGAAAAATTCCAAGAACATCGAAAACAGGGAAAAAGATACGGAAACGGTGCCCGAAAAGATCGTACAAAACTTAAAGTCGCAGTTCTCCAAAACACCCGAGGCCAAGAGCGACAAAAAGAAGGAACTTTCGGACGTGAACAACTTAAAAAACATCGACATCATGAAGCAGATCAACAAATTCGAAATGCAGGAATCCGGTGACGGACTCAAGGAAGAC aacACCGTAACTGAGACGTATTCAGaaacgacgacgacgacgacgacgattGAAGAGGTCGGTCAAATCGGCGATAAAGGgatgaagaagaagaaatcCAAGAAGTCCAGAAAGGAAGAGAAAGAAAACATTTCTGTT AAGTCGAGTTTCAACAAGTTCGACGCGCTCCAGAAGAAGAACGTGCTGCACGTCAGATCGTCCGATTCTGTAGGTGCTCAGGACAAATTCAGT GGTGCGCAATCAGACGCAACGAACAACTGCAAGGCCTGCTCGAAAACCGTCTTCCAGATGGAACAGATCAAGGCCGAGAAGGCGATCTGGCACAAGAACTGCTTCCGTTGCACCGAATGTTCCAAACAGCTCAA CGTGGACACGTACGAAAGTCACGAAGGAAATTTGTACTGTAAGCCGCACTTCAAGTCGTTGTTCGCCCCTAAGGTGGTCGAAGAAGACGACTCAGTTC CGAGACCGCGAAAGAACGAGCTGATTATAAGGGAGAATCAGCCCGAAGAGCTGCCACCGGATGTGGTCCGAG CCAGCGACAAACCGGACTTGGGTCTCGAAGAGCTGCACTCCCTGAACGTCAAGGAACGTTTCCAAGTGTTCGAACACCACCAAACCGAAAGTCAGGAGGTCGAACGTGAACCCGTCAACGTGAAACGTTCTCCCTCCATCCTGTCGAAGCTGGCTCGTTTCCAGGCCAAAGGTATGGATGTGGGCGTCGCCGACGATTCGCTGAACGGAGTGCCGATCGAGGAGAGCTCGTCCGAGGGTGAGGAAGAGTGTGATGGCGAAGAAGTGGAGGGCGAAGATGCGGACTTGGTGCGCGCCAAACGTGTGCAAAAGGAGAAACCGTTCCATTTCACCGGCATGTCCGACGTCAAGAACAGATGGGAGAAGGGCGACCAGAACGGAAGGGATGAACGCAGGGAGGAACGCAAGcaagaaatacaaaatattaggaATCGTCTCTTTATG GGCAAACAAGGAAAGATGAAAGAGATGTACCAGCAAGCAGTCATGGAGTCGGAGAGTACAGTAAAAAAGACTTCGGAAAAGATCGATTTCGATGCCAAATCGATTAAAGATAAGTTTGAAAAGGGAGAAGTGCTCAAGGATAATTTAGAAAAGGAACGGGATGAAGAAGAGGAAGTGTACGAAAGTG aaatcagcaaaaaatCCAGATCGTTGTTTTTGGAACTAGACGCCAATGCTTCGAAACCTCCACAAATATCACCAGTTACACCTCCCAGAGTCGAAATACGAAAAGCTAGagaa GCCTACCTGAATAAAGTGTCGAACGAAGACACGGTAAAGTCGACGGAAACGGTGGACGACGTCCAGGTGAAAACCGCCGACATCCAGCAGCGGTTCAAGTTCTTCGAAACGTACAAAGAGCCGGAGAAGGAGAAGCGCCAGTTCAGAATCACGCCGCCGCGCGAAGGCCAAATCAAA GCCCCGACGCCCGAAAGAGAGGTGTACAGGGACCCGGACGTGGTGAGGGCCGAGGAGTACGTCGAAGACTCGGTGATCGCGCAGGAGACGCACACCGCCACCAAAATGCTCAACAAGTTCAGGCAAATGGAGGAGAACTTGTCCAAAGAACCGCAGCCTCAGGGGCCGAAACCGCTGAAACGTTTCACACCTCCGCCAGAGCCGGCGAGGGTCGAATCCAGTTCGGAGGGTGAGAGCGGTTCCGAGGAAGAAGACGAGGAGCAGGAAACCGTTGACAACTGCGTTTCTCAAGATTTGCTTGAG GCGCAAAAGGCGGCGAGGGCGAAACAACTGAGGGCGAAATTCGAAAAGTGGGAGGCGCAGGAGATACGCAAAGAGCAAACCAACATAATCGAGGAATACGGGGACGAGTCTCAAGTGGAATCCACACGATC ATTGAGGGCGAGGTTTGAAAACATGCGCGACACGAGCCAAGAAATAAAAACCACTCCGAAAGTAAAAGTCAACAGATTCGTG GAATCAAACAACCAGGATTTGTGCCAGAGGTGCAAAATGAAAGTATACCCTTTGGAAAAGATCTCCGTGCACGGACAGGTGTTCCACAAGAACTGTTTCAAGTGCATGGAATGTAACTGCGTCCTCAG GATGAATTCGTACACCTACAATCAGGGTCTGTTGTACTGCATTCCGCATTTCAAACGTCTGTTCATCTCCAAGGGGAATTACGAGTCGGGTTTCGGTCTGGACCAGCACAAGGACAAGTGGAGTCCTTCACCGAACACCGCGACAATGGCCTAA